TGCGCGCCGCCTGTATTTCACCGCCTTGCTGGTGGCGGCCGCGTTCTTCATGGAGAACCTGGACGGCACCGTCATCACCACCGCCGTGCCCGCCATGGCGCAGGACTTCGGCGTGCTGCCGGTGGACCTGAACCTGGGCGTCAGCGCCTATCTGCTGACCCTCGGCATCTTCATCCCCATCAGCGGCTGGATGGCCGACCGCCACGGCGCGCGCCGCGTGTTCTGCAGCGCCCTGGTGATCTTCACGCTGGCCTCGCTCGGCTGCGGCATGGTCAGCGACCTCTGGTCCTTCATCGCGCTGCGGGTGCTGCAGGGCGTGGGCGGCGCGATGATGGTGCCGGTCGGCCGCCTCGTCGTGCTGCGCAACACGCCCAAGCACGAACTGATCCGCGCCATGTCGATCCTGACGTGGCCGGCGCTGGTGGCGCCGGTGCTGGGCCCGCCCGTCGGCGGCTTCATCACCACCTACGCCTCGTGGCGCTGGATTTTCTACCTCAACTTGCCGCTCGGCCTGGCCGCGCTGGCCGCCGCCTGGGTGTTGATCCCGAGCGACCGCGCCACCGAACGGCGGCCGTTCGACTGGGCCGGCTTCCTGTGGATCGGCGGCGGCCTGTCGAGCCTGCTGTGGGCGCTGGAACTGTTCGGCGCCGCCACCCCGGCCTGGGACCGCATCGGCCTGTGGCTCGCGGCCAGCCTGGCGCTGCTGGCGCTGGGCGTGCGCCACCTGCGGCGCCACGCGCATCCCATGCTGACCCTCACGCCCTTGAAGGTCCGCGCCTACGCGGCGAATTTCTGGGGC
The window above is part of the Achromobacter deleyi genome. Proteins encoded here:
- a CDS encoding MFS transporter, encoding MTPTASSSTAQATPPPDARRLYFTALLVAAAFFMENLDGTVITTAVPAMAQDFGVLPVDLNLGVSAYLLTLGIFIPISGWMADRHGARRVFCSALVIFTLASLGCGMVSDLWSFIALRVLQGVGGAMMVPVGRLVVLRNTPKHELIRAMSILTWPALVAPVLGPPVGGFITTYASWRWIFYLNLPLGLAALAAAWVLIPSDRATERRPFDWAGFLWIGGGLSSLLWALELFGAATPAWDRIGLWLAASLALLALGVRHLRRHAHPMLTLTPLKVRAYAANFWGGSLFRMSVGAVPFLLPLMFQVGYGMDAFRAGMLVIAVFAGNLTMKLFTTPVLRRFGFRPTLLGNGILNTTALTACALIGPDMPVAATALLLFIGGMSRSMQFTALNTLAFSEMPQAQMSAANTLFSTMSQLALGMGVALGAIAIRIGEWGVPLLGLESAPGAAYRLAFLVVGLVSLIGMLDTFLLPRGVGEDVARSRPA